The region TAAGTTGTATCAAAAGTATCATGggagacatttttcttcttcttcggCCTGAGCGCTTTTGGCATTTTCATAGATAATTTATAAAGATCATCTGATGCCAGATGTGTCCTCCTCAGAACCAGATCCAATGAGAGCCCCATCTCTTCCAATTCAATCCTTGGTGTTCTACAACCAGATTTCTTCAACAGCAACTTATAGCTTCGAAAGTAAATCTTCCCATTCGATGCAGTGAAGTACAGAACATACTCTAAACCAGCCAGGTGGATATTTGTTACTGTGGGGCCTCTGAAGAAATCAATAAGAAGACTTTTTAGCCTTCTGTAGTCTTCTGTTACATCTAAATCATCACCAGCAAATATTAACATGGGTTTTGTTCCCTCGGGACATTTACTATTCTTAATATCTTTTAGAGAGACAAACTTCTCGATACTCAATTCAATCATATCCAGCACATGGTAGTCATACATACGACCTATTACTAGATTATTTGGCTGCTTATTATGGGAgtcaaacagaaataaagaacaatctgacttctttgaaaagaattgCAATGATGCCTGATCCTCAAATGGtcttgtaatgtttttctttttatacagaaCTTCATACGGTTTTTTCAGTGCATACACATCTTTAAGTACTTGTGTCACcattgaatttgcatttccccctTTAATCAGCatagcatttttaatattttcactgagtttctgttctctcttctcaaggaatctcttggctctttccattttCGGCTTTACAACTCGATCCAAAGTGTCCATGGCTACCGCAACGCAAATCCCGGGAACGCTCGTGCACGGTGCGCTTCCACGAGATAGGCCAGTGTTCCAGAACctggttttattattttgatgatgATTTCTTCCATTAAGCTTCTTCCTGTTCCTCATAAGCTGGCAGAAAATGCTAGATTTCTTAAAGTACAACACCTTAAATTCCTGATTGTAAGAAGTCATTAGAAACATtcaaaagtaggggcacctgggtggcttagtcggttaatcgtccaactcttgatttcagctcaggtcatgatctcagggtcatgggatcgagccccatgtcggactctgtgctcagcatggagtctgcttgagactctctcttcctctccctcttcccctcccctgctctttcttctctctctagctctaaaataaatattcttttaaaacattcaaaagtaaataaaatagtagATTCAAGCAGGAGATCTGTCACTGCCGTCCAAATGAagaccattttaaaattaaacatgccaggggcacctgggtggctcagatggttaagcgtctgccttcggctcaggtcatgatcccagggtcctgggatcgagtcctgcatcgggctccctgctaggcggggagcctgcttctccctctgcctctgcctctctctctctctctctctgactctcatgaataaataaataaaacatttaaaaacatattaaaataaaaaaaataaccttaaaaaaaattaaacatgccaAATGTGATCATTATAGGAATAGTTCTGCATGATACCGTCTTAAGTCCCTGAAGTCATAAAGGAACTTTAGTCATAGCCTAACATAAACAATAGCAACCAAACAAaccctatttttctattttttttctcaattttctattTTAGGTCAGAGGAGAATCACTTTCATGTGCCACAGTGACTCAGGTGGGAGCCACTTTTCAGACCCTTCTCCCCTGGCAATGACTCCAAATCCCCAGTTCCTACTGTGTGGGCAAAGGTGTGCAACAAGTGTTGGGAAGGGGACCCTGCAAGACTGGGTTCCAGCCCTGGCCCTGTCACActcttgctctgtgaccttgggcaagtcacctgtCTGTACTTCAGGAAAAACGAGGATAATGATACCCGCCTCATGGCTCGCTT is a window of Zalophus californianus isolate mZalCal1 chromosome 1, mZalCal1.pri.v2, whole genome shotgun sequence DNA encoding:
- the LOC113917300 gene encoding ribosome production factor 2 homolog yields the protein MDTLDRVVKPKMERAKRFLEKREQKLSENIKNAMLIKGGNANSMVTQVLKDVYALKKPYEVLYKKKNITRPFEDQASLQFFSKKSDCSLFLFDSHNKQPNNLVIGRMYDYHVLDMIELSIEKFVSLKDIKNSKCPEGTKPMLIFAGDDLDVTEDYRRLKSLLIDFFRGPTVTNIHLAGLEYVLYFTASNGKIYFRSYKLLLKKSGCRTPRIELEEMGLSLDLVLRRTHLASDDLYKLSMKMPKALRPKKKKNVSHDTFDTTYGRIHM